TGTCGAGATCTCCACGTATTAGAGTGCGGGCCTACTGGAGTGCATAAAAATAGACTGGCCCAAAGAGGCCCGAGCAgcccaaaaaagaagaaagaaacgaaCATCCCAAGGAGGTTCAAGACATCCCCAACTCGAACCATGATTAAAGCCCGCCAAAAAATTCGACCCAAAAGGCTTACGCACGTGGCAGCCCACTCTTCCACGTGGCACTTCATCAACCCAGATATTAGCAGCCACCTTGGACCACATTAGCCTTACGAGGACCTCCTTGGCGGCTGGGATTCCTCACAGGTGAAGGGTCTcccaagataaaaaaaaagcctGCATAAGTAAGGAGGGACTCCTTGGCGGCTAGGACTCCTTACAGATGAGGGGTTTCCGTGGATTGAAGATGACTCTTATTAAAGCAGACCTAGCTACGGATAGGGACGATTTATCCCTTATCCCAACCATCCGAACCAACTTCCACAAAAATCTTGAGTGGGGGGTAGACGCCCAGCAAATGGAAGCACTCCCTTTATAAATACAGGTTTACTCCTCCACACGAGGACACCCCTCGCACACGCCTCTCACTCTCTTAACACCTTTCTTACTCTCTAAACTATCTCTTAAGCTCTATTTAAGCATATTATCACGTGTTCTTACACTTTTCACCAAAGTTATTCACCatatatcttaattaaattcactTACTTTTTTGCTATACTCAATTTCAAAccaatactaacttgggcaTTGAAGTGCTAACGCCTTTTTTGCAAGTCCCCTTTTCAGGATCCACATACGTTTCAACCCAAGTTTCGAACAATAGTGCATATCCTTAGACCTGTGCATTTTTGCAcacatgaaaattgaataattttttttaaattattcatttatgttttgtaaataataaaatttaaaaattaaaaataaaacaactagGCAATGTCTCATtacataagaaatattatttccagatgttaaattaattataaatttataacatatattgTTGGAagtattcatatatttaaattttttaaataaatacttattatatacatactctagcatacatataaaaaatataaaagccAACACTATATATAGCAGATATGCTACAATATTCTTGTAGTAATATTTGGTAACATGCATATAAACATGTTAATaactatgtattatttaaataaaatattaaaaagtttaattttttaatattttattttatattttaaaaacacattaaaatattcgaatttgatatttattttatttaatgtactcaaaataatatataatttaatactatatatcttgcagttataattttattaaaagttattttaacaatctaaaatcataatatattcTCAATCTAATAGGAATAGCTAGAATAATTGGTAAATGAGAAGTGCCTATCTCATACTTATGAGAATGGGTatcaatatttctaaattatactaaatatgtgtttggaataaatttaagaatattcattcaattttttaccTATTCCCTTAGTATCCTAATCAGTATCAAAATACAATGCCGTTAAGGGGTGCTACTACATAAAATCCAAGAGAATGATAAATCTCCgaaattctaattaatgtACAACCCTATAcagttgggggggggggggcgctCTATAAAAACCAATTTAANNNNNNNNNNNNNNNNNNNNNNNNNNNNNNNNNNNNNNNNNNNNNNNNNNNNNNNNNNNNNNNNGGGGGGGGGGGCGCTCTATAATAAccatatttaaatacataCTTCTAAAGTAGCTGTTTCTATTCTATTCTACTCTATCCTGTATCGTTCCCAACCAATTCCACCATCTACAGGCACACCTCAACCATAGGTACACAGCactttataaaatcataactaattaaaaactaaaatcatatttctttgaCGATTCAAGATCGGCACACTTTCAAACGAAGTCCTTCATTTATACAACACAATAATGCAATGCTCCACTCATTATTGCAGAGGTGTAGAGAAAGAAATTAACGAAGTAATCCGAATTTATGCAATTCGATGAGGAATAATTCGGCATTTGAAGGTAAAAAGgtgccaaaatattataaaatacaagtTTATATGCTTTATCCTCACAGGCAACTGTCTCCCACGCTCTAGGACTTCCCACATTGTCAGTATCAATCACTGATTCTCGGGGTTATGCAGCCGCCTCCTCACATAGTGCCGAGGAAGACTTTGCCCACTGTCAGAAGATCCATTGTCCTCATCTCTAGAATCAGGTTCCTCGTCATAGCCTTCACCCCAAAGCCTTCTAGATGATCTTCTTCGTACCGCCACTTGAGCACGGGCTCTTGCAGTACTGGATCTACTTGAAGTATTCCCTGGTCGAATAAATCGAACAAGGAAAAAGACAGTCAGCCAACCACCCTCATCAATGGTCAAAGTGCTTTCCTCGGCCCTGTCTTCTCCAATAGAAGACTGAAGCGTGCTAAGTAAATCTCCCAGATCCCTCTGCCTCTCTAATCTCCTCCAGCTACGCTGCCTTTCTGGATCAGCATCTGTGGGCCTCACAAGGGGATGCACCAACCTAGCATGCTTTCGCAAATCAGTGTACGTGCCACTGAATTCACATGTCTCACAGGCACAACTTCTTGATTTTGCATTCATGAAATGACGGGCGGCCTCAACCACAGTCCAACCATTTATTAGGCCTCTGCAAAGAGGGCAAACTAGCTTTGATTTCACTGAGTTCTCAGAAGGTACAGTGATGGGAATTGGTCCTTCCAGACTTCTTTCGCCTTCCAGGTCAGAAACCGCATTCTCTGAAACTGTTGTGGAAGACAGCAAAGACGATGTCAAGATTGGCACATTTTCGGGACTCTGTAACTCTGCTGAAGCATCACTGAATGACTTCCGAAATTGGTCAAAACAATTCGAGTGGCGGTAGCTTGTGTCACACATGAAAGGACGACAGCCTTTCTCATGTGATGAACATATAAGTAAAATGGCGTTGTGAGGATGTTCCATACACACTGGACATCGTGCAGCTTCCCATTCTCTAACATTCTTGTCATCCTCTAATGGATCTTTTGTTAAAGATTGTCTTGGATAACTAGAGCTACAAGGGAAAGGAGATAGCCTTGACCTATCAAGGGACAAGGAAcgctctcttctctctttagGCATGTTCAGATGTCAATACAAGGATAAATACAGATTATCTTCCTCCCCAACAGCTATAGGAAACTTCAAAGTACAACCAAAAGCAGCGCAGAATAAGCACTATGGATAGACGAATAACTGGTCCTTGTAAAATCTGACACAACAAATATACAACAAGGATTAAAAGATCGTACgcaataaaagtatttaaatctAAGATGAAGGACTTAATGCTTTCAAAATCTACTTTAGGCACTTCTCGTTAATGTTGTACTCTATCACCAGGAATTCACCTACATACATTAGCAGAGAAACTCTGATGTTGCCATATCACATACACATACTAACCCCTAAATGACATATTTCCAGCCAATTAGAAAAGCATCAAATATCAGTTGAGACAACACATCCTATGTTTTACTCCAAGTTTATTTGCATAGACGCATTTCCATCAATGCTCGAACGAAACATAGGTAAAACATAGAGTtcaaggatttgaaatccttggaattcaaaataatccaaacaaatcaaaacGACTTGTTATTAAGGATTTGAGATCCATAAATTCAAATGTAgccaaaataaaacataaagcAATTATGATTCTGATAACAAACTATCTTTGCaggaaaagtaaaaaaaggaGTCGAAAACATTGATCAGACAGTTGAAGCACGTAAAAGggaaatacattttttatcatattataatGGTTTATATTTCATTACACTCAACCGCTGACAAAAGAGATCACAATTCATAAAATGAACTATAGTTAACAGCCATTTGACAAGACAAAATTCCAATACCACCATTTCTACTCATGATATATCAAGAACTGATCAATACAAGACAGTAATGCAGAGGCTAAAATGTAAGAAATACTAAGTAACTATCCACTCATCACCATCACCACTACCCctcccaaaagaaaaaagaaaatagaaaagaaaagaaagaaagaaatgagaaatGGCATTTGTGACTCTTATCAATAGTAGTTAAAGTTCAAGTCTGATATCCTTATCAATAGTAGGGATATAGACTTTCTTGTGTCTCGATAACACTATAATACGCTCCACTTCAAACAAGCTTGCTCAATCATACAGACCTCCATCATATCTTTGCCCTCTGCTCAAACGACGCAGCAAGCCCCGTTGCAGCACTATGCCACGCCATCACGCCCCAAACCAAATTTCCCCTTTGAGCATCCCCTTAATCAACATGATAAGATTAGCAAATTGCGTCGCTATCCAATCGTATAGTTGTGACTTTAAATGTGAATAACCATAATTCCCACCATTTGAGCTCTTTGTTTCTAACATCTAAAGCTAAGGCATAAAAACCAAAGTCCCAATCCATAGCAGACAAACAAAAGCAAACTGCCCAGATAGAATGAGATGGTTGCAACAAACAAAACACACTAACAGCTAACAGTCTGTACGACATACAAGCAGAAGTGTTTAAAGACAAAatcaactattttattttcagacCGGCTGAAGTAAAATACTGATTCAATGAAGTATAATAATGCATTACTATCTTTAAGTTTCAAACAGGGGTAGATACCCACGGCATCTTCAAATCTATGCTCAACacagaaaatcaaattctttGAGCTCATCATGCCCAAAGCTAATTTGGAAGTACAAATGCAAGCAGAGGCTATAACAAAGCAATCCCACCTAGTACTTCCACAATCACAGGAAAATTCTCGGAAAACAATTCTCACATCAACATAACTATTAAGGGATCAAAAACTTTAGAGCCCAAAACGCCAATAAAAATTGAGTAAACTATTGACagaattaagaaaattctCTTGATTCGCCCGCAACTTCGGACAAAATTCCAGcagaagaaaatcaattttgtaatttccaCAATTATCAAAACAACAAGTCAGACACGGGAATACACCGCGCACCCACAAACCAGAAATCAGAGCGACAAAATCACAGGCCAGTATACATACACAAATGGATTCCATCAAACCAAATCACAAAtccaattcatatttttaaaccatcaaaaattgtaaaggaaaagaaagcCAGACTACCTCACAGGTTGACTGAGAAGTAAAAGcaccagaaaaataaaaccgGTGAGAGCTTCGCTTAGTACGGTTGATTCCCTGCAATTGCTTCAAGCCGAAGCTCTAATCAAAGTTAAGCTCAGTATCGATGGTGCCTGCGGGTCGAGGCGGTAGTGTGTGGCCTGTTGGATTGGGGGACTAGGGTTTGTAAGACGCTTCAAATAAGGTaaaatgtttttctttcataaatttttatttatatatataaagggtGATTTAAATGGGGATGACGTGGCGGAGTAGTTTTGGGTGGGTGGAAAACTATTTTCAATCACACTTCGAATTAGTCGGCCGCCGTTCCGTCGGCTGTTATGATGTATATGAAGCACATGTTTTCCTTTGAAAGCACTGTTGTCGACCTTTGTCAACTTAATTTGTTTAGGCttcctattttttctttcttctttttttccctataTAATAAGAATTAATTGATGCGTGCGAAAAATGAAtgagtataatattttataaattgaaactCTTTGGTGGATCAAATTCTTTACAAGCCTAGAAATGAGAatctacaaaagaaaatattaggaTTTCGACActcaagttaatataaaaaatagaaataataatgtagAAAGAGAAAACATGAAAAGAGAATAACAAGATATGTTGAAAGAATGAATACGAGTGTGTATATCAGAAATTGCTGGTGAATGCTTCAAAAAACCATCCTCCTGCTTGATGAGGCAAAACCTGGTTAAAAAATGACTTCTATAAGGTCCCTTCTTTCGTGCAACCTAATCTACATTTCTTCCATGGTGAGTAGACAgaattaatagttaattattcTCAAAGTCCCCCAGTGATGAGGAGTCTGGTCCCCTAGGGAATCGGGGAAGTACTTGTCAATGGATAACTCCTTGGATTCCTCATGTATTAGTTGGAGAAGTCTAAGGGTGTCCAACTTAATCAGAAGACCTCAGCAGAGTAAGGATCCTACTTCTCCTATAGTCTGCTTTCCCAGACCTCTTCATTAGTCTTGCTAAAATAACGTTTGGCAACCTGAACAAATATTTCGCTGGGAGCCAGGGTGGGATTGGATCTTTGGGTTTCTCAAAGACCAGCTAGCTAGGGGAAGGGCCATGGGATCTTGTCGAGGCCTTTTGCTCCATTGGGCACCCTGGCTCTATTATTGGGCTAACAAATGGGTCACACCTTAGACCGCCTATTTATGACCACATCATTCAGTCCCTCCTACTTTAAGGAGGACCAGGCCAACTTAACCCTTCTTAGAGTAGAGAGTTCCTTCTAGAGGGGAGAGACCTCTACCTTCCAGAGAGACTCTTTTTTTGGCGAGCACATTCTTATTCCTACAAAGGAATTTGGAAAACAGCCCCTCGGATTACGGGATGTGCTTTGTCAGACATGATTTGAATGCGAGAGTCTAACATAATCTGGGGGATGCATGTGTGTCCATCATCGCCTATTCCTAGTGGGGTGATGGTACCCACTATTGCGCGTGCCCCACGTCCATGCAAGGGCAGTTACCTAGCTTGAGTATAATTAACCTACCCATTCTCTTAATCTCATTTCTTTAGCAGCATCAttcccaccccaccccaccccccactTAGAGGGAAGTTTTTAGCACAGGAGGCTATGCCTTTTGCCTAATCTTCCcctctattttcataggtttcttcttttttcttaactaTGTGTATCACCGCCATCAATTACTCTAGTATTGTTGATGTAATCATCTATTTGTATAGGCCCCATCAAACTTGGAGACAACCTCACTGAGGAGGTGGCTGACAACGTATTGTTTGGAGAATCCATTGTAGGTTCAGAGGGCCTGGATGATCCTGCAATTGTTGGTCCTCTAGCAAGGGGCTAAGGAGTTGTCTACCACTACCTGGAGAGCTTAAGTATTTTCAGCCACCTCCATAGGCTTTTGTTTGTTGAGGTTGTTGGTGGGAGCTTCCGTTAGTACTCATGTCTTACTTTGTGTTCCAAAAGATAGCACCATTAGATGTGTGCAAAAAATGCACGAATAGAGTAACATATGAATTTGAGCTCGTTGGTAGACCAAATTCTTTGCAAGTCTAAAAATAAGAAcctgcaaaaaaaatattagcactCCGATACccaaattagtatatataatttaaataataatgtagaaagagagaaaacataaagaaaatagCAAGCTATGTTGAAAGAATGGATGCAACGAGCGCGTGTATGAAAAATTGCTTGTGAATGcttcaaaattaaaaccatCCTCCTGCTAGAGGAAGCACAACCTAATTTTATACTCGAAGTCCCCTAGTATCAAGGGAGTTTGGTCCCCCAGGGAGTCAGGGAGGTAGTTGACAGTGGATAAATCTCTTTGGATTCCTAGTTTGTTAGTTGGAGAAGTCTAAACAACAGAGTAAGGATCCTACTTCTCCAAGAGTTTGCCTTCTCGGACCTCTTCATCAGGTATTGCTCAAATGATGTTTGGCTCGCTTCGCTGGCAGCCACAGTAGCATTGGGCTCCTTGGTCCTCTCAAAGACCAATCTTTCTCTTAAACTCTAACTCTCTCAGGCCCTAGCTGGGGGAAGGTCCATGGGGCCTTTCTAGGGCTTTTCGCTCCATTAAGTCCCTTGGGCCTGTTACTAGGCTAACAAATGGCCACGCATTGGGCCGTCTAGTTATGAccatatcaataataataatagtagtaatAGTTATTGTTGTTGTAATAATAGCTATGGGGGTATGATAGTTCATATTAGAATAGTGGACAGGATGCCAATTAATATTCTTGGATATCCACTAGGTTGGATGCTTAATATTCTTGTTGtacaaattttctaattaaattcatatgaATACGAAGTAAGCTTCATCCATATGTTAGCATTATGTCTTCGAATCAAATAAAGTCATTAGATCAACATGACTATGATGTCACACTTATGATGGAGATAgtaaaatatgtatgtatgattttattcttgaatatgTCAAATCAAGAATCATTGAGATAGACACAAATAGTCCCGCAAAGATGGGAGAAACATGCTCACGAGGAGAATATCTCATTTCATATGCATTACCGTGAGACACTTGTGTATATGTAGGGGGATGTTTCTTTTAACAAGTGATCTAATGACTCTCTAAGAAATTCCCTGATGGAGTAACAATGTCTAGTTGAAAATTTCTGATGCGATATTGCAACATTAATACTTTGAATTGAGTCACCATAGAAATTTTGTGGTAGTATCATTTTAAAGTCCAagtattttagtccaattaaaAGACCTAAgcccaatttttcttttaatttataaatccaattcataaattaaaacaagccgaattaaattagtttaattaatttaaaaggcataaactgaaaaatcaACTAATCCAATTagttaatattagaaaaaatccaagcaatgaatttttatataaatgatccaatcatttattctaTATCGGagaaatcaatttaatttaattagattaatctCTTCCGttcgaatttaattttaaattaatttcatcacacACTGTTGATTAGAGTATAACTATTTAGGTTCAcgttcagctagacttgggtgTGTGTGaccaatattattaattaatctaattaatttatttattttcgatTAACCGATAACCAGAAATAGCTCGTTATCATGGGTGGTTGTCTAGCAAtagtccatggcactagagactaggtgaactATGTGTGAACATTTAAGCTCCAAGTTTTCATACGAGTACGGTTTTTTTATCAACCGTCTCCAACCTTAGTCTAGCGCATAGAATTAGATTTCGATCTCATTCTAAACTAGGCATCTATAGTTATAACTTTGAGTCCTCATTACCCCACTAATTGATAAGGGAAACCTATCCTATTCCTTCAATCATTGTGGTCACATATTCTAAGGGCTTAAACGAGTCTCAAAGTGTGTAGAAAATATTGCTGTCATAATACTGACAGGGGGACAGATACTCATTCAATGGATGCGAtgcttagtgcaagtctctatagaaTACTCCTATATCGAGATTCTCAATttggaacgtttcaaaccCAACCCTCAGCAATTGATTTTATAGCTGTCATTCAATACGTGACCCAAGTGCATGGTTGTCTATTTGATCTATAggttttgttgtgatgttagtGGAATTCAACAGAAGTAAAAGAGCTTAACAAAGATAAAAGTCAAGAAATgaataatcattttattcattaattatattacattacatCGAAATTATCAAATAGATTACATAAaaaccaatctaattgactttcTAATCgcttattcaattaatatatatatatatatatatgtacaagcTAATCAACAATCTAGTTGAGTAGGTAGATCAGTCATTGCACAAATTTTTCATGAGATAAGTCACAAGAACCAATGGAATTGAACCATAAGCTAATCCTCAGTATCAATAGACGGGTCGGTAGTGATGTCTGAAGTTCGGGGTTATAGTTAcacaattacataaacattAGTCCTTTTAGTGAATtcttattttaagttttataacAATTAGAACTAcacttttatatttctttatatgtTTATAAAATAGTAGAGtgtcaaataaaaagaaatagttaagtatttaaattttgtatatctATGTAACGTAATGGTAAAGATAGAGTTCATCTTATTAAGTTAATGTAAGTTTCTTAAAGGCAAGAAAGATGCATTTGGCCTATGACAAATTagtaataagaatttttattcaaatttttgttgatcTCAGTAAATTCTGTGAATCCTAAAAtagacaaatttatttatttaacaacaaaacatcaaaaatattacgtataatttttcaaactacagagGTCTACTCCGTATAATGAAACTAACATTAAGGGAGAGCGGATAATTCTCTCCTCACTATGTAATAAGATCTCAATAAGGGAGTATTTGCCAAAAACTAGAACTTTAGGATATGGATGCCAAAAGTCAAAACCTCCAAGAGCTAGATGTAAATAACTCTAATCGGGATACAGAACAAAATGCAAGATTGCTCAGCGTAAGCGAGCCTAAAAAAGCTATAATCCAAGCTTACTTTTCAAGTCTCGCGGGATAATAAATAGTAGTTCAACCGCTCAGATTATCCAAGACAGCCTGTGGTTTATACATTTACAAGTTGATTATCaaccaagaaaatattatgtcAACAACCTGACTGACTTTTGGCCTCAATTGAATGCGTCTTATTTCTGTGGACTACAATTCTATGGAGAAGCTTAAAACTAATAgaccatttaattttttggatctCTGCCGAAATAGTAGCTTGTGCACCTGCTTTTTCAGCAGCAATCAGCGTTTGCATGTCTAAGttcattcaatatatttagttgTGCATTTTCAGGCAGAAAGCTGGTTCAACTGTAATGAAAATGAACCACCATTCACCAAACTTTCCTTGCAAACATTAAATAGTAGCTAGAAAATACATCAGCTGAGGGTACATCCCTTAGTTGGGGGCAGCTGGATATTAAATGACGGCCGAGACAGAAAGAGGGAGGTACTTACAATGACTTAAAAACTGACTGTATCTTtaaggaataaaaaaattactaagaatcaggggaaaaaaaaagaaaaaagaaaacataaattagaCTGGATATTACATGGATGGACAAAGTAAAATGATTGAGCACAAGCAGTATTCTACTACACAGCAAGAAAGAGTACCACCTTTTCAGGGAAGACATGGCACTAAGCACTCTCTGCTGGGAGCTCTCCCCAGCTCCCGATCCTGTCAGCATATTTGGGCCTCCACTGTGTCCTTCCCTTGACAATTTCACCACCACCCTCCAATCGAAGCAAATGCTGACACTCAACAAAACCAGAATTTGCCAGATCCCCAACACCCTTATCCACAACGGCAGTGAGGGACTGCAACACACTGTCTCTCATGCACTCCCTTCTATACTCCAGAGTCATACCAGCAAGCTCATGAGTCTCTAAGATTGGTAATGGAGCACTCTGCAAAAAGAATGAAGTAATTGGAATAATACTGACAAAATACACAATAGTAGCATCACAGGGAAAAAACGCCAGATACCATTGTTCTCTTTCCAAAAGTAGAAGAATTATGCtaaataaaatcatccaaataaaaaagcaaTGAATATAACAGACTTTTTACACCAATCATTTTAGGAAAGGTCAGGCCAAGTAGCACGCTCTTTCTTATATCGTTGCCTCATTATAAAGATGGATCGAAGCCACATATCAGAGGAACTTCCATTCTTTTGCTTGCTTCACTTTAGCTACATTATTAGATTGGAATTGGATTTTGCTTGTTAATCAGTACCTCACCTTTCTTGTAACATTAACATTTAAGCAGATAGCTAATaacattattatcattttacgTATAACACAAGTCCGtgtattatgaaattatacatAACTTTGtgtataacaataaatattaaaacgtTTTCAAGCACATCACATCTATACATAAGCTTTTTACACTGTTATGATATGTAAATTCATACTAGTacatatgtaaaaattaaatattatttaatacatttatatatgtatatccaGTATATATACCCACTTGCGCTGCAGGTGAGTAATCACacaaaattagtatataatcACATACACACTATGAACACAGACATTTACATAAACTAGGGATACAGTAAAAGTAATTgcagatattaatttatataaaatgcatgtgtacaatatatattgaagacataaatatatgcatatcatataaataaatctctctacagaaattataattatgtatctaattagtatataaataaaccataaacATGTTGTACTTGCATATTTGGTgacttatatatatcttatttataacaaatacaTAATATCTACTTAGTTATGCATGCACATGtaatttacaatatcaaaGAGTGGGGGAGAGATTTTGAGGCTAAGAAGGCAAGTCATAGTTTTGGTTATAATTCTTCACTAATTAAATGGGGATAAATTCTTCCTAGTTTTAGCGGCATCAAGCTATCATTGGCTTTTCAATCTCAATTCACTTACTTTAAAAGACATGAACAGGATTTTGACAGAACTATACATGCTTTTTCCCAGAAATCTCTGTTAAGAGTCTAATTCCTTCTAAAGGATAGGCAGTTAAATATACACTATGCTGCTCCAGAGATACTTTTGGCAATTGGATGAAATTCTCCTAAAAGCAGACAAAGAAAGTCTGGGAACTCAAACTTCCGTGCAACTTTTCAACATGTTCAGGAAAATGAGACCTCTAATATACGATCTAATTGAAACAATGGGCATACTTATGGATGGTAAAGCACCCTCATGTGGGGGACAGAATTGATCCTTGGACCAATGAGGCAAAACTGCATTTGTTCCCAGTTTAAAGAGAGCACATTCTCCAGATGTAACGCAAAAAGATACCTCAAGGGACAACCAGAAAAACATTCAGTAAAGTCTTCACAGAtaatacatgtaatttttgtctcttgCAAACATATAATGGATATATTAAAGTTATGACCAATATTATTGCTCAGATTATAGACTTCCCATATGTTGCATAGACATGGGGATTTGACTAATTCTTTATTGGCATATTATGCATTTCATCATCCATGCAGGTGTTGAACCTAGCAAGAAGTCCAACCAAAATCACTACATACCAACTGTGGAGGTAGACGCACTAAAGGAGAGGTCTGACGGATTGTCTTTAAGcacatttatttcatatttatgaataaatatactttttgaaTAGTTAAAATGAAGACTGTTATGAAGAAAACTAGTACTAGAACAAACTGAAAAATAGTTCCAAGCACTTGAATGGAACAAAAAAGCAGTAAA
This Sesamum indicum cultivar Zhongzhi No. 13 linkage group LG5, S_indicum_v1.0, whole genome shotgun sequence DNA region includes the following protein-coding sequences:
- the LOC105162095 gene encoding uncharacterized protein LOC105162095; the protein is MPKERRERSLSLDRSRLSPFPCSSSYPRQSLTKDPLEDDKNVREWEAARCPVCMEHPHNAILLICSSHEKGCRPFMCDTSYRHSNCFDQFRKSFSDASAELQSPENVPILTSSLLSSTTVSENAVSDLEGERSLEGPIPITVPSENSVKSKLVCPLCRGLINGWTVVEAARHFMNAKSRSCACETCEFSGTYTDLRKHARLVHPLVRPTDADPERQRSWRRLERQRDLGDLLSTLQSSIGEDRAEESTLTIDEGGWLTVFFLVRFIRPGNTSSRSSTARARAQVAVRRRSSRRLWGEGYDEEPDSRDEDNGSSDSGQSLPRHYVRRRLHNPENQ